Proteins encoded together in one Spodoptera frugiperda isolate SF20-4 chromosome 15, AGI-APGP_CSIRO_Sfru_2.0, whole genome shotgun sequence window:
- the LOC118274120 gene encoding uncharacterized protein LOC118274120 isoform X1, whose translation MIKIIFLVMLPLAWSYGEPNLQGGGAFAYVDSSGHRYGGTYGLKDGRVIPTSGDPIPQHFADFAFPNEDDFGSTYFANLENLLQEVFQRNIENQRLAFDAARKAFDLTSNQAGYYPTPNLASRFAFTNIPSLPMPMPHFGSNSAFAGAAAGPGYQHQVASIFPANPANPNVNHFADTVPQQGRNGFYSVSSNSFSSSSNVNGKTLNSRGAETVVNDNGRITHYKVEN comes from the exons GTGAACCAAATTTGCAGGGAGGAGGAGCATTCGCGTACGTGGACTCATCAGGGCATAGGTACGGAGGTACATACGGGTTGAAGGACGGCAGGGTAATACCCACGTCAGGTGACCCCATACCCCAGCACTTCGCCGATTTCGCGTTCCCTAACGAAGACGACTTCGGTTCAACGTATTTTGCGAACCTCGAGAATTTACTCCAAGA GGTGTTTCAAAGGAATATTGAAAATCAAAGGCTAGCTTTCGACGCAGCGAGAAAAGCTTTCGACTTGACGTCGAACCAGGCTGGTTATTATCCCACCCCAAACCTTGCCTCCAGGTTCGCGTTCACCAACATTCCGAGCTTGCCCATGCCAATGCCACACTTCGGGTCCAACAGCGCCTTCGCCGGCGCGGCTGCCGGCCCTGGGTACCAACATCAGGTCGCCTCAATATTCCCGGCTAACCct GCCAACCCCAACGTGAACCACTTCGCTGACACAGTGCCACAGCAAGGCAGAAATGGATTCTACTCCGTATCCAGCAACTCATTCTCTTCCTCATCAAACGTTAATGGAAAGACTTTGAACTCAAGAGGAGCAGAAACCGTCGTCAACGACAACGGAAGAATAACCCACTACAaagtagaaaactaa
- the LOC118274120 gene encoding uncharacterized protein LOC118274120 isoform X3 — MIKIIFLVMLPLAWSYGEPNLQGGGAFAYVDSSGHRYGGTYGLKDGRVIPTSGDPIPQHFADFAFPNEDDFGSTYFANLENLLQEFAFTNIPSLPMPMPHFGSNSAFAGAAAGPGYQHQVASIFPANPANPNVNHFADTVPQQGRNGFYSVSSNSFSSSSNVNGKTLNSRGAETVVNDNGRITHYKVEN; from the exons GTGAACCAAATTTGCAGGGAGGAGGAGCATTCGCGTACGTGGACTCATCAGGGCATAGGTACGGAGGTACATACGGGTTGAAGGACGGCAGGGTAATACCCACGTCAGGTGACCCCATACCCCAGCACTTCGCCGATTTCGCGTTCCCTAACGAAGACGACTTCGGTTCAACGTATTTTGCGAACCTCGAGAATTTACTCCAAGA GTTCGCGTTCACCAACATTCCGAGCTTGCCCATGCCAATGCCACACTTCGGGTCCAACAGCGCCTTCGCCGGCGCGGCTGCCGGCCCTGGGTACCAACATCAGGTCGCCTCAATATTCCCGGCTAACCct GCCAACCCCAACGTGAACCACTTCGCTGACACAGTGCCACAGCAAGGCAGAAATGGATTCTACTCCGTATCCAGCAACTCATTCTCTTCCTCATCAAACGTTAATGGAAAGACTTTGAACTCAAGAGGAGCAGAAACCGTCGTCAACGACAACGGAAGAATAACCCACTACAaagtagaaaactaa
- the LOC118274120 gene encoding uncharacterized protein LOC118274120 isoform X4, giving the protein MIKIIFLVMLPLAWSYGEPNLQGGGAFAYVDSSGHRVFQRNIENQRLAFDAARKAFDLTSNQAGYYPTPNLASRFAFTNIPSLPMPMPHFGSNSAFAGAAAGPGYQHQVASIFPANPANPNVNHFADTVPQQGRNGFYSVSSNSFSSSSNVNGKTLNSRGAETVVNDNGRITHYKVEN; this is encoded by the exons GTGAACCAAATTTGCAGGGAGGAGGAGCATTCGCGTACGTGGACTCATCAGGGCATAG GGTGTTTCAAAGGAATATTGAAAATCAAAGGCTAGCTTTCGACGCAGCGAGAAAAGCTTTCGACTTGACGTCGAACCAGGCTGGTTATTATCCCACCCCAAACCTTGCCTCCAGGTTCGCGTTCACCAACATTCCGAGCTTGCCCATGCCAATGCCACACTTCGGGTCCAACAGCGCCTTCGCCGGCGCGGCTGCCGGCCCTGGGTACCAACATCAGGTCGCCTCAATATTCCCGGCTAACCct GCCAACCCCAACGTGAACCACTTCGCTGACACAGTGCCACAGCAAGGCAGAAATGGATTCTACTCCGTATCCAGCAACTCATTCTCTTCCTCATCAAACGTTAATGGAAAGACTTTGAACTCAAGAGGAGCAGAAACCGTCGTCAACGACAACGGAAGAATAACCCACTACAaagtagaaaactaa
- the LOC118274110 gene encoding uncharacterized protein LOC118274110 isoform X1 yields MTGLLYFFLSVCAFTGWSDAVSTKMDFGGDEVASLTNSTKIEDEDVEVQHTIVLSTKLKNNNNRRGLHSSNDDNSGTLTYNIGKKEAKEDSGEVPVLNGYKSVETTQIRTPDTRTRGSFYPDSAFINRNVRDEYDIYPNFITNPSQWKPSSLFNNINLMTQQVPINTEYNTGWRVSKPAYQTPGKFHRRISDDGMKEFYCKRCRELSGQGYIGCPPNAQQRNHWVYETTTPKMKLDGKLAKLN; encoded by the exons CGTTTACTGGTTGGAGCGATGCAGTGTCAACGAAAATGGATTTTGGAGGAGATGAAGTGGCGTCTTTGACCAATTCTACTAAAATAGAAGACGAAGATGTAGAAGTTCAACACACTATTGTCCTTTCAACTAAACTCAAGAATAATAACAATAGAAGAGGATTACATAGTTCTAATGATG ATAATTCTGGGACCCTAACCTACAATATAGGCAAGAAAGAAGCCAAAGAAGATAGCGGAGAAGTTCCTGTTTTAAACGGTTACAAGTCAGTTGAAACTACACAAATAAGGACACCAGACACAAGAACCAGAGGTTCATTCTATCCAGACTCTGCATTCATAAATAGAAATGTAAGGGATGAATATGACATATACCCTAACTTTATAACAAATCCGTCACAGTGGAAGCCATCAAGCTTATTCAATAACATCAACTTGATGACCCAACAGGTGCCAATCAACACAGAATACAACACAGGCTGGAGAGTTAGTAAGCCAGCTTATCAAACGCCTGGCAAGTTCCATAGAAGAATATCAGACGATGGAATGAAAGAATTCTACTGCAAAAGATGTAGAGAATTAAGCGGACAAGGCTATATAGGCTGTCCCCCAAACGCGCAACAAAGAAACCACTGGGTGTACGAGACAACAACTCCTAAAATGAAATTGGATGGAAAATTGGCGAAAttaaactaa
- the LOC118274110 gene encoding uncharacterized protein LOC118274110 isoform X2, whose protein sequence is MTGLLYFFLSVCAFTGWSDAVSTKMDFGGDEVASLTNSTKIEDEDVEVQHTIVLSTKLKNNNNRRGLHSSNDDNSGTLTYNIGKKEAKEDSGEVPVLNGYKSVETTQIRTPDTRTRGSFYPDSAFINRNVPINTEYNTGWRVSKPAYQTPGKFHRRISDDGMKEFYCKRCRELSGQGYIGCPPNAQQRNHWVYETTTPKMKLDGKLAKLN, encoded by the exons CGTTTACTGGTTGGAGCGATGCAGTGTCAACGAAAATGGATTTTGGAGGAGATGAAGTGGCGTCTTTGACCAATTCTACTAAAATAGAAGACGAAGATGTAGAAGTTCAACACACTATTGTCCTTTCAACTAAACTCAAGAATAATAACAATAGAAGAGGATTACATAGTTCTAATGATG ATAATTCTGGGACCCTAACCTACAATATAGGCAAGAAAGAAGCCAAAGAAGATAGCGGAGAAGTTCCTGTTTTAAACGGTTACAAGTCAGTTGAAACTACACAAATAAGGACACCAGACACAAGAACCAGAGGTTCATTCTATCCAGACTCTGCATTCATAAATAGAAAT GTGCCAATCAACACAGAATACAACACAGGCTGGAGAGTTAGTAAGCCAGCTTATCAAACGCCTGGCAAGTTCCATAGAAGAATATCAGACGATGGAATGAAAGAATTCTACTGCAAAAGATGTAGAGAATTAAGCGGACAAGGCTATATAGGCTGTCCCCCAAACGCGCAACAAAGAAACCACTGGGTGTACGAGACAACAACTCCTAAAATGAAATTGGATGGAAAATTGGCGAAAttaaactaa
- the LOC118274120 gene encoding uncharacterized protein LOC118274120 isoform X2, with translation MIKIIFLVMLPLAWSYGEPNLQGGGAFAYVDSSGHRYGGTYGLKDGRVIPTSGDPIPQHFADFAFPNEDDFGSTYFANLENLLQEGGFLRGARGKRFAFTNIPSLPMPMPHFGSNSAFAGAAAGPGYQHQVASIFPANPANPNVNHFADTVPQQGRNGFYSVSSNSFSSSSNVNGKTLNSRGAETVVNDNGRITHYKVEN, from the exons GTGAACCAAATTTGCAGGGAGGAGGAGCATTCGCGTACGTGGACTCATCAGGGCATAGGTACGGAGGTACATACGGGTTGAAGGACGGCAGGGTAATACCCACGTCAGGTGACCCCATACCCCAGCACTTCGCCGATTTCGCGTTCCCTAACGAAGACGACTTCGGTTCAACGTATTTTGCGAACCTCGAGAATTTACTCCAAGA AGGAGGTTTCCTTCGCGGAGCCCGTGGGAAAAG GTTCGCGTTCACCAACATTCCGAGCTTGCCCATGCCAATGCCACACTTCGGGTCCAACAGCGCCTTCGCCGGCGCGGCTGCCGGCCCTGGGTACCAACATCAGGTCGCCTCAATATTCCCGGCTAACCct GCCAACCCCAACGTGAACCACTTCGCTGACACAGTGCCACAGCAAGGCAGAAATGGATTCTACTCCGTATCCAGCAACTCATTCTCTTCCTCATCAAACGTTAATGGAAAGACTTTGAACTCAAGAGGAGCAGAAACCGTCGTCAACGACAACGGAAGAATAACCCACTACAaagtagaaaactaa